One window from the genome of Anolis sagrei isolate rAnoSag1 chromosome 4, rAnoSag1.mat, whole genome shotgun sequence encodes:
- the UQCRB gene encoding cytochrome b-c1 complex subunit 7, with protein MAARAPAAASGRLLESVRKWYYNLAGFNKLGLLRDDTMYEDEDVKEALKRLPEEKYNERIFRIKRALDLSMRQQILPKEQWVKYEEDKPYLQPYLKEVIRERLEREEWDKK; from the exons ATGGCGGCGAGGGCACCTG CTGCAGCCAGTGGTCGTTTGCTTGAAAGTGTGCGGAAGTGGTATTACAATCTAGCCGGATTCAACAAACTTG GACTTCTGCGAGATGATACAATGTATGAAGATGAAGATGTGAAGGAAGCACTAAAGAGACTTCCTGAAGAGAAGTACAATGAGAGAATATTTCGTATCAAGAGGGCATTAGACTTGTCCATGAGGCAACAGATCCTTCCTAAAGAACAGTGGGTAAAATATGAAGAG GATAAACCATATCTCCAGCCATACCTGAAAGAAGTCATTCGTGAAAGACTTGAAAGAGAAGAATGGGACAAGAAATAA